In Montipora capricornis isolate CH-2021 chromosome 4, ASM3666992v2, whole genome shotgun sequence, a single genomic region encodes these proteins:
- the LOC138046683 gene encoding uncharacterized protein produces the protein MSQTRPEVLKKGKAAFRVTPVFDIAGTATSRESSPSSDRSSFFVPPQSAASSTGRDIVVREYLDETGLVHVMKIWMKQLSNEAELRYNPYPMFCWQARQYAERFRMFGEDSRTILEKIENQVIGMGGYGCRTQDSPACWGLATVLRSVNAESIIPFDWLLSSMGTDVSLSDSEDYSYVVQKPIPVLVGPCAFVGSVYPLSDLESINIRMEYSISGPEEVHAVEIFSKVVICDILVMRDDEVHIVLGVNVPVEDIHQKGRWVKQFWTCGALCDKQDHFLSLLKSAALAQKVTETQCMFRLQPESRQYRRGCKQYNLNFIKTDERRSTPISLLPYWSAHEGVFASSFHVKEYLSWFNATATATPAESARASRRNEDASKSHLQLPATNRTSNLSGQSTMQRVDGPYSDETINAIRTYFKDQIFDLRESSDFMRMLHCVVLLVLVNRDNPEDQSSCLVEAYRLLRSNAYQLHLVIQQNQLVQDLVTFFLSCGMGASDVVQNHFLAYRHHLKEFFTSSFFVPTTMETLGTRMSSLAALS, from the exons aAGAAAGGAAAAGCAGCTTTTCGTGTGACCCCTGTATTTGACATTGCTGGGACAGCAACATCAAGAGAAAGTTCACCTTCCAG TGACAGGAGTTCTTTTTTTGTGCCACCCCAGTCAGCTGCCAGTAGCACAGGAAGGGATATTGTAGTAAGAGAGTATTTGGATGAAACAGGGTTAGTTCACGTGATGAAAATATGGATGAAACAGTTAAGCAATGAAGCAGAGTTGCGATACAATCCATATCCCATGTTTTGTTGGCAAGCAAGGCAGTATGCCGAGAG GTTTCGTATGTTTGGAGAAGACAGCCGAAcaattttggagaaaattg AAAACCAAGTAATTGGCATGGGAGGTTATGGATGCCGTACCCAAGACAGCCCAGCTTGCTGGGGTCTTGCCACAGTCCTTCGCTCTGTAAATGCAGAGTCTATAATTCCGTTTGACTGGCTCTTGTCAAGCATGGGCACTGATGTGTCTTTGAGTGATTCTGAGGATTATTCG taCGTTGTGCAGAAACCCATTCCAGTCCTTGTTGGTCCTTGTGCATTTGTGGGATCTGTATATCCACTGAGTGATCTGGAAAGCATTAATATAAGAATGGAGTACAGCATTAGTGGACCTGAGGAAGTTCAT GCTGTGGAAATATTTTCCAAGGTAGTTATTTGTGACATCCTGGTGATGAGAGATGATGAAGTCCACATTGTTCTTG gTGTGAATGTTCCTGTGGAAGATATACATCAGAAGGGTCGTTGGGTTAAGCAATTTTGGACATGTGGTGCTCTTTGTGACAAACAG GATCATTTCTTGTCCCTGCTAAAATCAGCTGCCCTGGCTCAGAAGGTTACTGAAACACAG TGCATGTTTAGATTGCAGCCAGAGAGCAGACAATATAGAAGAGGCTGCAAACAGTACAACTtgaattttataaaaacagACGAAAGAAG ATCAACACCCATCTCTCTTCTTCCATACTGGAGTGCACATGAAGGAGTGTTTGCCAGCAGTTTCCATGTCAAGGAATACCTGTCTTGGTTTAATGCCACTGCCACCGCCACCCCAGCAGAAAGTGCAA GGGCATCAAGAAGAAACGAAGATGCTTCAAAGTCTCATTTACAGTTACCGGCCACAAATAGAACGTCAAATCTTTCTGGGCAGTCAACAATGCAAAGAGTTGATGGACCTTACAGTGATGAAACTATCAATGCTATAAG AACGTACTTCAAGGACCAAATATTTGATCTTAGAGAAAGTTCTGATTTCATGAGAatgctgcattgtgttgttCTCCTGGTTCTTGTAAACAG GGATAATCCTGAAGATCAATCTTCATGTTTGGTGGAAGCTTACCGACTGCTGCGAAGCAATGCTTATCAACTTCACTTGGTTATTCAGCAAAACCAATTGGTTCAAGACCTTGTAACATTCTTCTTGTCATGTGGG ATGGGTGCCTCAGATGTTGTACAGAATCACTTCTTGGCATACAGACATCATCTGAAGGAATTTTTCACCAGTTCTTT CTTTGTTccaacgacaatggagaccctgggaacgaggatgTCTTCATTGGCCGCACTTTCatga